The following are encoded in a window of Mycobacteroides chelonae CCUG 47445 genomic DNA:
- a CDS encoding flavin-containing monooxygenase translates to MTSTRVRGSEANGRERVVPDHEVVIIGAGFGGIGAGVELTKRGVHDFVILEKWGAAGGTWHANKYPGVAVDIPTFIYSFSYDQKTTWSKFFTPGDELEEYANELVDKHDLRRKIRFNTRVVRQEFDESQNIWALTLDDDTVITGRHVIAATGGLEQPKLPEIDGIDSYQGVLMHTALWDKDVQLAGKRVAVIGTGATSLQLVPEIAPEVGHLTVFQRTPIYVGPKPDLKYNAFWRALFGFPGVAKGIRHAINLSTAYIPDAVFNLDSKYVESASLALANRIRSWMRTQVDDPVTREKLLPYYGFGCKRPSFSNTYLKTFNRPNVDLVTEPIQRITEKGLLTADGVEHEVDVLICATGFAIWDHMPAFPTAGRGGKDLKRFFQESRYQAYQGVSIPEYPNFFLVLGPYGYVFGPYHMLIESTTAHAARVIAETKKRGATTAEVKQDVHQAYFDKMHQRNKNHLWLSPACSTANTYYIDNHGDSPFRPGGFGEMYFHNKYFRLDNYRYGTETVAPVVKVASRRKRNKEVVG, encoded by the coding sequence ATGACTAGTACACGTGTGCGGGGTAGCGAAGCCAATGGCCGGGAACGGGTTGTTCCTGACCATGAAGTCGTGATCATCGGAGCAGGCTTCGGCGGTATCGGAGCAGGTGTTGAGCTCACCAAAAGGGGAGTCCACGATTTCGTGATCTTGGAAAAGTGGGGGGCCGCTGGCGGCACCTGGCACGCGAACAAGTATCCGGGCGTGGCCGTTGATATCCCGACCTTTATCTACAGTTTTTCCTACGACCAGAAGACCACCTGGTCGAAGTTCTTCACTCCGGGTGATGAACTTGAGGAATACGCCAACGAGCTCGTCGACAAGCACGACCTGCGCCGCAAGATCCGCTTCAATACACGCGTGGTTCGTCAGGAATTTGATGAGTCACAAAACATCTGGGCACTTACCCTGGACGATGACACCGTCATCACCGGTCGGCATGTGATCGCCGCGACGGGCGGACTGGAGCAACCCAAGCTCCCAGAAATAGACGGTATCGATTCCTATCAGGGCGTGTTGATGCATACCGCGCTCTGGGACAAGGATGTTCAGCTTGCCGGCAAGAGGGTGGCGGTCATCGGAACCGGAGCCACCTCGCTGCAGCTGGTTCCCGAGATCGCCCCGGAGGTTGGCCACCTCACCGTCTTTCAGCGCACGCCCATCTACGTGGGGCCTAAACCTGACTTGAAGTACAACGCGTTTTGGCGGGCACTGTTCGGATTCCCCGGTGTTGCCAAGGGTATTCGACACGCGATCAATCTCAGCACCGCGTACATTCCGGATGCTGTTTTCAACCTCGACTCCAAATATGTCGAATCGGCCTCGTTGGCCCTGGCCAACAGGATTCGCTCCTGGATGCGGACGCAGGTCGATGATCCGGTGACGCGCGAGAAGCTGCTGCCCTACTACGGATTTGGCTGTAAGCGTCCATCGTTCTCCAACACCTACCTCAAGACGTTCAACCGGCCCAACGTGGACTTGGTGACCGAACCGATTCAGCGGATCACCGAAAAGGGTCTGCTGACCGCGGACGGCGTCGAGCATGAAGTAGATGTATTGATCTGTGCTACCGGATTCGCGATCTGGGATCACATGCCGGCCTTCCCGACTGCCGGGCGAGGCGGCAAGGACTTGAAACGGTTCTTCCAGGAGAGTCGTTATCAGGCGTACCAGGGTGTTTCGATTCCCGAGTACCCCAACTTCTTCCTTGTTCTGGGGCCGTACGGATACGTGTTCGGGCCGTATCACATGCTGATCGAATCGACGACCGCGCACGCGGCCCGGGTCATCGCGGAAACCAAGAAGCGCGGTGCCACCACCGCCGAGGTCAAGCAGGACGTGCACCAGGCCTACTTCGACAAGATGCACCAGCGCAACAAGAACCACCTGTGGCTCTCTCCGGCGTGTTCGACTGCCAACACCTACTACATCGACAATCACGGTGATTCGCCTTTCCGCCCAGGTGGTTTCGGTGAGATGTATTTCCACAACAAATACTTCCGGTTGGACAACTATCGCTACGGCACCGAGACGGTGGCGCCCGTGGTGAAGGTGGCATCGAGGCGCAAGCGCAACAAGGAGGTCGTCGGATGA